A portion of the Leifsonia sp. EB41 genome contains these proteins:
- the glgB gene encoding 1,4-alpha-glucan branching protein GlgB, whose protein sequence is MTPIPEGAAAVDLPAIDDDVLRAVATGSYHDPHSVLGQHQVAAPGVEDPVTVIRTLRPLAEAVFAILPTGAHIELAHLGHGVWQGVDIVGPGAYELEARYDGGSTWTTDDPYRFLPTIGELDLHLIREGRHEQLWTALGAHVRDLGGVTGTSFTVWAPHARAVRVVGDFNGWDGTLHAMRNMGASGVWELFVPGLGEGSIYKFDLLGSNGEWVRKIDPMAQFAEIPPNTASVVTVSRHEWADGEWMTRRAATDPHAGPMSVYELHFGSWRPGLGYRESADQLIDYVGALGYSHVEFLPLAEHPFGGSWGYQVTGYYAATSRFGSPDDLKYLIDRLHQAGIGVILDWVPGHFPKDDWALARFDGQALYEHSDPRRGEHKDWGTYIFDYGNSQVRNFLVANALFWLEEFHIDGLRVDAVASMLYLDYSRNEGEWEPNIHGGRENLEAIGFLQEVTATAYKRNPGTVMIAEESTSYAGVTAPTSSGGLGFGLKWNMGWMHDALQYIQENPMWRSYHHSEITFSFVYAWSENFLLPISHDEVVHGKGSLIGKMPGDHWQQLANVRVFLSFMWAHPGKQLLFMGQEFGQYSEWSEERGLDWWMLDQPSHRGLWNLVAQLNAVYRDNPQLWALDNDPGGFEWLDGSDAAGNVLAFLRKDRDGSPIAVLLNFSGAPHADYRVGLPFAGEWEELLNTDAEDFGGSGVGNLGGVTAHDEPWMGRPASAVLTLPPLGALYLRPRRP, encoded by the coding sequence ATGACCCCGATCCCCGAGGGCGCAGCCGCCGTCGACCTGCCCGCCATCGACGACGACGTGCTGCGGGCCGTCGCCACCGGCAGCTACCACGACCCGCACTCCGTGCTCGGTCAGCACCAGGTCGCCGCCCCGGGCGTCGAGGACCCGGTCACGGTCATCCGCACGCTGCGGCCGCTCGCCGAGGCGGTCTTCGCCATCCTGCCGACCGGCGCGCACATCGAGCTCGCGCACCTCGGCCACGGCGTCTGGCAGGGCGTCGATATCGTCGGCCCTGGCGCCTACGAGCTGGAGGCGCGCTACGACGGCGGCAGCACCTGGACCACGGACGACCCGTACCGGTTCCTGCCGACGATCGGCGAGCTCGACCTCCACCTGATCCGCGAGGGCAGGCACGAGCAGCTCTGGACGGCGCTCGGTGCGCACGTGCGCGACCTCGGTGGCGTCACCGGCACCTCGTTCACGGTCTGGGCTCCGCACGCCCGCGCGGTCCGCGTCGTCGGCGACTTCAACGGCTGGGACGGCACCCTGCACGCGATGCGCAACATGGGCGCGTCCGGCGTCTGGGAGCTGTTCGTGCCGGGGCTCGGCGAGGGCTCCATCTACAAGTTCGACCTGCTCGGCTCGAACGGCGAGTGGGTCCGCAAGATCGACCCGATGGCGCAGTTCGCGGAGATCCCGCCCAACACGGCGTCCGTGGTCACGGTCAGCCGACACGAGTGGGCGGACGGCGAGTGGATGACGCGCCGCGCCGCCACCGACCCGCACGCCGGGCCGATGAGCGTCTACGAGCTGCACTTCGGGAGCTGGCGGCCCGGCCTCGGCTACCGGGAGTCTGCCGACCAGCTCATCGACTACGTGGGCGCGCTCGGCTACAGTCACGTCGAGTTCCTGCCGCTCGCCGAGCACCCGTTCGGCGGCTCGTGGGGCTACCAGGTGACCGGGTACTACGCCGCGACCAGCCGGTTCGGCTCGCCGGACGACCTCAAGTACCTGATCGACCGCCTGCACCAGGCCGGCATCGGCGTCATCCTCGACTGGGTGCCCGGCCACTTCCCCAAGGACGACTGGGCGCTCGCCCGGTTCGACGGCCAGGCGCTCTACGAGCACTCCGACCCGCGCCGCGGCGAGCACAAGGACTGGGGCACCTACATCTTCGACTACGGCAACTCGCAGGTGCGCAACTTCCTGGTCGCGAACGCGCTGTTCTGGCTGGAAGAGTTCCACATCGACGGCCTCCGGGTCGACGCCGTGGCCTCGATGCTCTACCTCGACTACTCGCGCAACGAGGGCGAGTGGGAGCCGAACATCCACGGCGGCCGCGAGAACCTGGAGGCGATCGGCTTCCTGCAGGAGGTCACGGCGACCGCCTACAAGCGCAACCCCGGCACGGTGATGATCGCCGAGGAGTCCACGAGCTACGCCGGCGTGACCGCGCCGACCTCCTCGGGCGGCCTCGGCTTCGGGCTCAAGTGGAACATGGGCTGGATGCACGACGCGCTCCAGTACATCCAGGAGAACCCGATGTGGCGCAGCTACCACCACAGCGAGATCACGTTCTCCTTCGTCTACGCCTGGAGCGAGAACTTCCTGCTGCCGATCAGCCACGACGAGGTCGTGCACGGCAAGGGCTCCCTGATCGGCAAGATGCCGGGCGACCACTGGCAGCAGCTCGCGAACGTGCGCGTGTTCCTCTCGTTCATGTGGGCGCACCCGGGCAAGCAGCTGCTGTTCATGGGCCAGGAGTTCGGGCAGTACTCCGAGTGGAGCGAGGAGCGCGGCCTGGACTGGTGGATGCTCGACCAGCCGAGCCACCGCGGGCTCTGGAACCTCGTCGCCCAGCTCAACGCCGTCTACCGCGACAACCCGCAGCTCTGGGCGCTCGACAACGACCCGGGCGGCTTCGAGTGGCTGGACGGCTCCGACGCGGCGGGCAACGTCCTCGCGTTCCTGCGCAAGGACCGCGACGGCTCGCCGATCGCGGTGCTGCTGAACTTCTCCGGAGCGCCGCACGCCGACTACCGGGTCGGGCTGCCGTTCGCCGGCGAGTGGGAGGAACTCCTCAACACGGACGCCGAGGACTTCGGCGGCTCCGGCGTCGGCAACTTGGGCGGCGTCACCGCGCACGACGAGCCGTGGATGGGCCGCCCGGCCTCCGCGGTGCTGACGCTGCCGCCGCTGGGAGCGCTGTACCTGCGGCCGCGCCGCCCCTGA
- a CDS encoding alpha-1,4-glucan--maltose-1-phosphate maltosyltransferase gives MAKSAATKSSAAAAPEAPAAVEPEPVQTAPEYEPLLPRLPILGLSPQVDEGHWAASAFSGEVVPFRATAFREGHDRIGVDLILLDPSGNQVEHHMRPLAPGTDRWGVEVQLEEEGLWRYRVQAYADEYATWRHNAEVKVPAGVDVELMLTIGRDLLEEAATDKRRSTAERRHLSEAARVVGDAERGVDERFQAAVDDRIRRILTERPVVALPSLSPTRAILVERTRAGVGSWYEFFPRSEGAKRAADGSWQSGTFRTAAKRLPEVAAMGFDVVYLPPIHPIGRTFRKGPNNSLDAGPNDPGSPWAIGGPDGGHDAIHPDLGTEKDFVFFLGKAKQAGLEIALDLALQASPDHPWVTTHPEWFTTLPDGTIAYAENPPKKYQDIYPINFDNDYDGLRFEVLRIVRYWMSLGVRIFRVDNPHTKPLHFWEWLIHTVNETDPDVVFLAEAFTRPALLHTLAKAGFQQSYTYFTWRNTKEELEEFLTGLATETADFLRPNLFVNTPDILTEYLQFGGPAAFKIRAALAATAAPTWGVYSGFELYENVARPGAEEYIDNEKYEYRPRDYARAVALGRSLAPYLTMLNRARSEHPALRQLRNLQVHRSEDESILVYSKFLAGEFTRSGKPDAVLVVANVDPHSVRETMIHLDVTAFGIEPGAQFEVRDLVTGQRWTWGSDAYVRLDAFTEPVHILTVKPLEAAR, from the coding sequence GTGGCAAAGAGCGCAGCGACCAAATCATCAGCCGCCGCAGCACCGGAGGCGCCGGCAGCCGTCGAGCCGGAACCCGTCCAGACGGCACCCGAGTACGAGCCCCTCCTCCCCCGGCTCCCGATCCTCGGACTCTCGCCCCAGGTGGACGAGGGCCACTGGGCCGCCTCCGCGTTCAGCGGCGAGGTCGTCCCGTTCCGGGCCACCGCCTTCCGCGAGGGGCACGACCGGATCGGCGTCGACCTGATCCTGCTCGACCCGTCGGGCAACCAGGTCGAGCACCACATGCGGCCGCTCGCCCCAGGCACCGACCGCTGGGGCGTGGAGGTCCAGCTCGAGGAGGAGGGCCTTTGGCGCTACCGCGTCCAGGCCTACGCCGACGAGTACGCGACCTGGCGGCACAACGCCGAAGTGAAGGTGCCCGCCGGGGTCGACGTCGAGCTGATGCTGACCATCGGCCGCGACCTGCTGGAGGAGGCCGCGACCGACAAGCGCCGCAGCACCGCGGAGCGCCGCCACCTGTCCGAGGCCGCCCGGGTCGTCGGCGACGCCGAGCGCGGCGTGGACGAGCGCTTCCAGGCGGCGGTCGACGACCGGATCCGCCGCATCCTCACCGAGCGGCCCGTGGTCGCCCTGCCGTCGCTCTCGCCGACGCGCGCCATCCTGGTGGAGCGCACCCGCGCGGGAGTCGGGAGCTGGTACGAGTTCTTCCCCCGGTCGGAGGGCGCCAAGCGCGCGGCCGACGGGAGCTGGCAGTCCGGCACGTTCCGCACCGCAGCCAAGCGGCTCCCCGAGGTCGCGGCGATGGGGTTCGACGTGGTCTACCTGCCGCCCATCCACCCGATCGGCCGCACCTTCCGCAAGGGGCCGAACAACTCGCTCGACGCCGGACCGAACGACCCGGGCTCGCCCTGGGCCATCGGCGGTCCGGACGGCGGCCACGATGCCATCCACCCGGACCTCGGCACCGAGAAGGACTTCGTCTTCTTCCTCGGCAAGGCGAAGCAGGCCGGGCTGGAGATCGCCCTCGACCTCGCCCTGCAGGCCTCCCCCGACCATCCCTGGGTCACGACGCACCCGGAGTGGTTCACCACGCTCCCGGACGGGACGATCGCGTACGCGGAGAACCCGCCGAAGAAGTACCAGGACATCTACCCGATCAACTTCGACAACGACTACGACGGCCTCCGCTTCGAGGTGCTGCGGATCGTGCGGTACTGGATGTCGCTCGGCGTGCGGATCTTCCGCGTGGACAACCCGCACACCAAGCCGCTGCACTTCTGGGAGTGGTTGATCCACACGGTCAACGAGACCGACCCTGACGTGGTGTTCCTGGCCGAGGCGTTCACCCGCCCCGCTCTGCTGCACACGCTCGCGAAGGCCGGGTTCCAGCAGTCGTACACCTACTTCACCTGGCGCAACACGAAGGAGGAGCTGGAGGAGTTCCTGACCGGACTCGCGACGGAGACGGCCGACTTCCTGCGGCCGAACCTGTTCGTGAACACCCCGGACATCCTCACCGAGTACCTCCAGTTCGGCGGACCGGCCGCCTTCAAGATCCGGGCGGCGCTCGCGGCGACCGCGGCGCCGACCTGGGGCGTCTACTCCGGCTTCGAGCTGTACGAGAACGTCGCCCGGCCGGGAGCCGAGGAGTACATCGACAACGAGAAGTACGAGTACCGGCCGCGGGACTACGCCCGGGCCGTCGCGCTCGGTCGCTCGCTCGCGCCGTACCTGACCATGCTCAACCGCGCGCGCAGCGAGCACCCGGCGCTGCGCCAGCTCCGCAACCTGCAGGTGCACCGCAGCGAGGACGAGTCGATCCTCGTCTACTCGAAGTTCCTCGCAGGCGAGTTCACCCGCAGCGGGAAGCCCGACGCCGTGCTCGTCGTCGCCAATGTCGACCCGCACTCGGTGCGCGAGACGATGATCCACCTCGACGTCACGGCGTTCGGCATCGAGCCAGGCGCGCAGTTCGAGGTGCGCGACCTGGTCACCGGCCAGCGCTGGACCTGGGGCTCGGACGCCTACGTGCGTCTCGACGCGTTCACCGAGCCCGTCCACATCCTGACCGTCAAGCCGTTGGAGGCCGCACGATGA
- the glgP gene encoding alpha-glucan family phosphorylase — protein sequence MKAIRRFTVRAVLPETLSALEEIAGNLRWSWHEPTKELFARISPEIWQEVEHDPIALLGSVEPARLAELAADPGYVDWANHVRDELRAYIHDPRWYQSLDDSAPASIAYFSPEFGIASTLPQYSGGLGILAGDHLKAASDLGAPLVAVGLFYRSGYFAQAITPDGWQVESYPALDPDGLPLSVLRDPDGAPVQITLALPAGELRARVWQAAVGRVTLLLLDTDIPENDESLRSVTDRLYGGGGEHRLLQELLLGIGGVRAVKAWTELTGAPEAEVFHTNEGHAGFLGLERISDLIGEGLTFETALQVVRAGTVFTTHTPVPAGIDRFDRPLVERYFSTALLPGVEPAQVLALGAEDYPGGSDAVFNMAVMGLRLGQHANGVSRLHGEVSRQMFGGLFPGFDSPEVPIDSVTNGVHAPTWTDPMLRSLAMERLGTDDTTHADWANRGAVSDLDLWSVRTRMREQLVKDARHRVAAAWEAQNPGGIAPVWINDLLDPNVLTIGFARRVPTYKRLTLMLHDPERLKNILLHPERPVQFVIAGKSHPADDEGKRLIQKLVQFASEPEIRSRMVFLPDYDIGMAQLLYPGTDVWLNNPLRPLEACGTSGMKAALNGGLNLSILDGWWNEFYDGENGWAIPSADAAGDGAERDALEAEAMYDLIEHLIAPRFYDRDGDGVPETWVGQIRHTLATLSSPLSAERMVREYVERLYIPAAANEKRLSADDYRDARELAAWKEQVRSAWPGVNVAHVDAGGLDAVPQVGDQLRVRALVHLNGLRPEDVEVQLVYGRSYDGEDLTGVHYERLTLDHAIPGADPSVAHEFSGGVTLTWAGSFGYTVRVVPVNDLLLSSAELGLVAAA from the coding sequence GTGAAGGCCATCCGTAGATTCACCGTCCGCGCAGTCCTCCCCGAGACCCTCTCCGCTCTGGAGGAGATCGCCGGCAACCTCCGCTGGTCCTGGCACGAGCCGACCAAGGAGCTGTTCGCCCGCATCTCACCGGAGATCTGGCAGGAGGTGGAGCACGATCCGATCGCGCTGCTCGGGTCCGTCGAACCGGCCAGGCTGGCCGAGCTCGCCGCCGACCCCGGCTACGTCGACTGGGCGAACCACGTGCGCGACGAGCTGCGCGCCTACATCCACGACCCGCGCTGGTACCAGTCGCTCGACGACTCGGCGCCGGCCTCCATCGCCTACTTCTCGCCCGAGTTCGGCATCGCCTCCACGCTGCCGCAGTACTCCGGCGGCCTCGGCATCCTCGCCGGCGACCACCTCAAGGCCGCGAGCGACCTCGGCGCTCCGCTGGTCGCGGTCGGCCTGTTCTACCGCTCCGGCTACTTCGCGCAGGCGATCACGCCCGACGGCTGGCAGGTCGAGAGCTATCCGGCGCTCGACCCCGACGGGCTCCCGCTGAGCGTCCTGCGCGACCCGGACGGGGCGCCGGTGCAGATCACGCTCGCCCTGCCGGCCGGCGAACTGCGCGCCAGGGTCTGGCAGGCGGCGGTGGGACGGGTGACCCTCCTGTTGCTGGACACCGACATCCCCGAGAACGACGAGAGCCTGCGCTCGGTGACCGACCGGCTCTACGGCGGCGGCGGCGAGCACCGGCTGCTGCAGGAGCTGCTGCTCGGCATCGGCGGCGTGCGCGCCGTCAAGGCGTGGACCGAGCTCACTGGAGCGCCGGAGGCCGAGGTCTTCCACACCAACGAGGGGCACGCCGGCTTCCTCGGTCTGGAGCGGATCTCCGACCTGATCGGCGAGGGGCTGACCTTCGAGACGGCCCTCCAGGTGGTGCGCGCCGGCACGGTCTTCACCACGCACACGCCGGTTCCGGCCGGAATCGACCGGTTCGACCGGCCGCTGGTCGAGCGCTACTTCTCCACGGCGCTGCTCCCGGGCGTAGAGCCGGCCCAGGTGCTCGCGCTCGGCGCGGAGGACTACCCGGGCGGGTCCGACGCCGTGTTCAACATGGCGGTCATGGGCCTGCGCCTCGGCCAGCACGCCAACGGCGTCTCGCGCCTGCACGGCGAGGTCAGCCGGCAGATGTTCGGCGGCCTGTTCCCCGGGTTCGACAGTCCGGAGGTGCCGATCGACTCGGTGACCAACGGCGTGCACGCGCCGACCTGGACCGACCCGATGCTGCGCTCCCTCGCGATGGAGCGGCTCGGCACCGACGACACCACACACGCCGACTGGGCGAACCGCGGCGCGGTGAGCGACCTCGACCTGTGGAGCGTGCGCACCCGGATGCGCGAGCAGCTCGTCAAGGACGCCAGGCACCGCGTCGCCGCGGCCTGGGAGGCGCAGAACCCCGGCGGGATCGCGCCGGTCTGGATCAACGACCTCCTCGACCCGAACGTGCTCACCATCGGCTTCGCCCGGCGCGTGCCGACCTACAAGCGGCTCACCCTCATGCTGCACGACCCGGAGCGGCTGAAGAACATCCTGCTGCACCCGGAGCGTCCGGTGCAGTTCGTGATCGCGGGCAAGTCGCACCCGGCCGACGACGAGGGCAAGCGCCTCATCCAGAAGCTGGTGCAGTTCGCCTCCGAGCCGGAGATCCGCTCGCGGATGGTGTTCCTGCCGGACTACGACATCGGGATGGCGCAGCTGCTCTACCCCGGCACCGACGTCTGGCTGAACAACCCGCTGCGGCCCCTGGAGGCCTGCGGCACCTCGGGCATGAAGGCGGCGCTGAACGGCGGGCTCAACCTGTCCATCCTGGACGGCTGGTGGAACGAGTTCTACGACGGCGAGAACGGCTGGGCGATCCCGTCCGCCGACGCCGCGGGCGACGGCGCCGAGCGCGACGCGCTGGAGGCCGAGGCGATGTACGACCTGATCGAGCACCTGATCGCGCCGCGGTTCTACGACCGCGACGGCGACGGCGTGCCGGAGACCTGGGTCGGCCAGATCCGGCACACGCTCGCGACGCTGTCCTCTCCCTTGAGCGCCGAGCGGATGGTGCGCGAGTACGTGGAGCGGCTCTACATCCCGGCCGCCGCCAACGAGAAGCGGCTGAGCGCCGACGACTACCGCGACGCGCGCGAGCTCGCCGCCTGGAAGGAGCAGGTGCGATCCGCGTGGCCCGGCGTGAACGTTGCCCACGTCGACGCGGGCGGCCTCGACGCCGTGCCGCAGGTGGGCGACCAGCTCCGGGTGCGGGCCCTCGTGCACCTGAACGGCCTCCGCCCGGAGGACGTGGAGGTGCAGCTCGTCTACGGCCGCAGCTACGACGGCGAGGACCTGACCGGCGTGCACTACGAGCGCCTGACCCTCGATCACGCCATCCCGGGCGCCGACCCGTCGGTCGCGCACGAGTTCTCCGGCGGCGTGACCCTCACCTGGGCCGGCTCGTTCGGCTACACCGTCCGCGTCGTCCCCGTCAACGACCTCCTGCTCTCGTCTGCCGAACTCGGCCTCGTCGCGGCCGCCTGA
- the ybaK gene encoding Cys-tRNA(Pro) deacylase: protein MAKRPASAGTPATVALGAAAIPFAVHAYEHDPAAPSYGLEAADALGVEPDRVFKTLLADTELGLVVGVVPVTGMLDLKALATAVGAKRAVMADPTVAERRTGYVVGGISPIGQKTRHVTVVDETAQLFDTVYVSGGRRGLDLELAPDALVAATNASYAPIARTN, encoded by the coding sequence ATGGCGAAGCGCCCGGCCTCGGCCGGCACGCCGGCCACGGTCGCGTTGGGAGCTGCGGCCATCCCGTTCGCCGTGCACGCCTACGAGCACGACCCGGCGGCGCCGTCGTACGGTCTGGAGGCCGCCGACGCGCTGGGCGTGGAGCCGGACCGGGTGTTCAAGACCCTGCTGGCCGACACCGAGCTCGGGCTCGTGGTCGGCGTCGTGCCGGTGACCGGGATGCTCGACCTCAAGGCGCTGGCGACAGCGGTCGGAGCGAAGCGCGCGGTGATGGCAGACCCCACCGTCGCCGAGCGGCGGACCGGCTACGTCGTCGGCGGGATCTCCCCCATCGGCCAGAAGACCCGGCACGTCACGGTCGTGGACGAGACCGCACAGCTCTTCGACACGGTGTACGTCTCGGGAGGCCGTCGCGGCCTCGACCTCGAGCTCGCGCCCGACGCGCTCGTCGCCGCCACGAACGCCAGCTACGCGCCCATCGCGCGAACGAACTGA
- the glgX gene encoding glycogen debranching protein GlgX has protein sequence MTATDPLRNLGVRIGPHGGELRVYSEHADAMELLLFHRDDPDWRTKTVTMVKDANNVWMGRSRSLQVGSLYAINVSGPSGPQNMFNPETLLLDPYAKGLTRVGPEEWRSTVVADGFDWGDSRKPGTPLDHTVVYEAHVRGISHQNPDVPEELRGTYAGLAHEATIGYLKHLGVTAVELLPVHAFTSEQRLIREGLTNYWGYNTLNFFSPHAPYATRAAQADGPEAVLREFKGMVKLLHEAGIEVILDVVYNHTAEEGIGGPRTSFRGIDNATYYRQDANGVYIDVTGCGNTVDFGHPVPQRLVLDSLRYWAQEVQIDGFRFDLAVTLGRGEDASYSRDHPLINDMLSDPALADVKLIAEPWDVGIGGWQTGNFPGGPENADGTCGRDGWSEWNDRYRDRVRNFWLADIAEARRNGQAPIGIGGFATRLAGSSNTFSPERGPLASINFVTAHDGFTMADLTAYNVKHNLGNGEDNRDGTDNNRSFNHGAEGPTLDEHVLLDRHKAMRNLMGTLLLSAGVPMITAGDEFGRSQRGNNNAYCQDSELTWMNWLRTREQREMLDTTRRLLELRRDNPALRPSRFAVYGQTTPNASHMDWFDATGALMDDEDWNSPENRTLQYLAASTPDKEEFNRVLLIVHGVEDDVEVSLPVAPGVESYQLLWDSATEVPILEDGVELAPGSKRLVGGTSMQLFRANGPRVETPVGAA, from the coding sequence ATGACGGCCACCGATCCTCTCCGCAACCTGGGTGTACGCATCGGTCCGCACGGCGGTGAGCTGCGGGTGTACTCCGAGCACGCCGACGCGATGGAGCTGCTGCTGTTCCACCGCGACGACCCGGACTGGCGGACCAAGACCGTGACGATGGTCAAGGACGCGAACAACGTCTGGATGGGCCGCTCCCGCAGCCTCCAGGTCGGCAGCCTGTACGCGATCAACGTGTCCGGGCCGTCCGGTCCGCAGAACATGTTCAACCCGGAGACGCTGCTGCTGGATCCGTACGCCAAGGGCCTGACCCGGGTCGGCCCGGAGGAGTGGCGCTCGACGGTGGTCGCCGACGGCTTCGACTGGGGCGATTCCCGCAAGCCAGGCACCCCGCTCGACCACACCGTCGTCTACGAGGCGCACGTGCGCGGCATCAGCCACCAGAACCCGGACGTGCCGGAGGAGCTGCGCGGCACCTACGCAGGCCTCGCCCACGAGGCCACCATCGGCTACCTGAAGCACCTCGGCGTCACCGCCGTCGAGCTGCTCCCTGTGCACGCGTTCACCTCCGAGCAGCGTCTCATCCGCGAGGGCCTGACCAACTACTGGGGCTACAACACCCTGAACTTCTTCAGCCCGCACGCCCCCTACGCCACCCGCGCCGCCCAGGCCGATGGTCCGGAGGCCGTGCTGCGGGAGTTCAAGGGCATGGTGAAGCTGCTCCACGAGGCGGGCATCGAGGTGATTCTCGACGTGGTCTACAACCACACCGCCGAGGAGGGCATCGGCGGCCCGCGCACCAGCTTCCGCGGCATCGACAACGCCACCTACTACCGGCAGGACGCTAACGGCGTCTACATCGACGTCACCGGCTGCGGCAACACGGTGGACTTCGGGCATCCGGTCCCGCAGCGGCTGGTGCTGGACTCGCTGCGCTACTGGGCGCAGGAGGTGCAGATCGACGGGTTCCGGTTCGACCTCGCCGTCACGCTGGGCCGCGGGGAGGACGCCTCCTACAGCCGCGACCACCCGCTCATCAACGACATGCTGAGCGACCCTGCGCTCGCCGACGTCAAGCTCATCGCCGAGCCGTGGGATGTCGGGATCGGCGGCTGGCAGACCGGCAACTTCCCCGGCGGCCCGGAGAACGCGGACGGGACCTGCGGCAGGGACGGCTGGTCGGAGTGGAACGACCGCTACCGCGACCGCGTCCGCAACTTCTGGCTGGCCGACATCGCCGAGGCGCGCCGCAACGGACAGGCCCCGATCGGCATCGGCGGCTTCGCCACCCGGCTCGCCGGATCCTCCAACACGTTCTCGCCCGAGCGCGGCCCGCTGGCCTCCATCAACTTCGTCACCGCCCACGACGGCTTCACGATGGCCGACCTCACCGCGTACAACGTCAAGCACAACCTCGGCAATGGCGAGGACAACCGCGACGGCACCGACAACAACCGCTCCTTCAATCACGGGGCGGAAGGCCCGACCCTGGACGAGCACGTGCTGCTCGACCGCCACAAGGCGATGCGCAACCTGATGGGCACGCTGCTGCTCTCCGCCGGCGTGCCCATGATCACCGCCGGCGACGAGTTCGGCCGCAGCCAGCGCGGCAACAACAACGCCTACTGCCAGGACAGCGAGCTCACCTGGATGAACTGGCTGCGCACCAGGGAGCAGCGCGAGATGCTCGACACCACCCGCCGCCTGCTGGAGCTGCGCCGCGACAACCCGGCGCTGCGCCCGAGCCGGTTCGCCGTCTACGGCCAGACCACCCCGAACGCCAGCCACATGGACTGGTTCGACGCCACCGGCGCGCTCATGGACGACGAGGACTGGAACTCCCCGGAGAACCGCACTCTGCAGTACCTGGCCGCCTCCACGCCCGACAAGGAGGAGTTCAACCGCGTGCTCCTCATCGTGCACGGCGTGGAGGACGACGTGGAGGTGTCGCTCCCGGTCGCGCCCGGTGTGGAGTCGTACCAGCTCCTCTGGGACAGCGCGACGGAGGTGCCGATCCTGGAGGACGGCGTCGAGCTCGCACCGGGCAGCAAACGCCTGGTGGGCGGCACCTCGATGCAGCTCTTCCGTGCGAACGGCCCCCGCGTCGAGACGCCGGTGGGAGCGGCCTGA
- a CDS encoding cysteine desulfurase family protein: MPVYLDHAATTPMRPEAIAAFTDALGLVGNPSSIHSQGQQAKRMLEEAREAVASTLGCDPIEVVFTSGGTEAINLAIKGLYWARNAGAARPRILAPGGEHHATVDAVEWLERAEGARAQWLPLDQEGRILPAVVAEALASPSDAALLTFLAVNNEVGTIQPVEALAALARDAGVPVHVDAVAAYGHLPVSFADLGVDALSVSAHKIGGPVGIGALVLGRRSAVVPLIHGGGQQRQVRSGTQDVAAAVAFAAAALAVEAERADEARRLAGLRDRLIRGVREAVPAAVLSGPEPSSGDRVAANAHFVFPGAQGDSLLFLLDLAGLSVSTGAACTAGIPEPSHVLLAMGRSEQEARSALRYTLGRTSTDADVDALLAALPSAYAHAARAGLAERTPGSRSAATA; encoded by the coding sequence GTGCCCGTCTACCTCGACCACGCAGCCACCACCCCGATGCGTCCGGAGGCGATCGCCGCCTTCACGGACGCGCTGGGGCTCGTCGGCAACCCGTCGAGCATCCACAGCCAGGGTCAGCAGGCCAAGCGGATGCTGGAGGAGGCGCGCGAGGCGGTCGCGTCCACGCTGGGCTGCGACCCGATCGAGGTCGTCTTCACCTCGGGCGGCACGGAGGCGATCAACCTCGCGATCAAGGGGCTGTACTGGGCCCGCAACGCCGGCGCCGCGCGGCCGCGCATCCTGGCGCCGGGCGGGGAGCACCACGCGACGGTCGACGCGGTGGAGTGGCTGGAGCGCGCGGAGGGGGCGCGCGCGCAGTGGCTGCCGCTCGACCAGGAGGGGCGCATCCTGCCGGCCGTCGTCGCGGAGGCGCTGGCCTCCCCGTCGGACGCCGCGCTGCTCACCTTCCTCGCCGTGAACAACGAGGTGGGGACGATCCAGCCGGTCGAAGCGCTCGCCGCACTCGCGCGCGACGCCGGGGTCCCCGTCCATGTCGACGCGGTCGCGGCGTACGGTCACCTCCCGGTCTCGTTCGCCGACCTGGGCGTCGACGCCCTCAGCGTCTCCGCGCACAAGATCGGGGGACCGGTCGGGATCGGCGCGCTCGTCCTCGGCCGGCGCTCGGCGGTGGTCCCGCTCATCCACGGCGGCGGGCAGCAGCGTCAGGTGCGCTCCGGGACCCAGGACGTCGCGGCGGCCGTCGCGTTCGCGGCGGCGGCGCTCGCCGTGGAGGCCGAGCGCGCCGACGAGGCACGCAGGCTCGCCGGGCTGCGCGACCGGTTGATCCGCGGTGTGCGGGAGGCCGTGCCCGCGGCGGTGCTGAGCGGCCCTGAGCCTTCCAGCGGTGACCGGGTGGCCGCCAACGCCCACTTCGTCTTCCCCGGCGCGCAAGGCGACTCGCTGCTGTTCCTGCTGGACCTCGCGGGGCTCTCGGTCTCCACCGGCGCGGCCTGCACCGCAGGCATCCCCGAGCCGTCGCACGTGCTGCTCGCGATGGGGCGCAGCGAGCAGGAGGCCCGCAGCGCGCTGCGCTACACCCTCGGCCGCACCTCCACCGATGCGGACGTGGACGCGCTGCTCGCGGCGCTGCCGTCCGCGTACGCCCATGCCGCACGCGCCGGCCTGGCCGAGCGCACGCCCGGGAGCCGCTCAGCCGCCACGGCGTAG